The nucleotide window CACCTGCAACGACCAGCCGCACCTGCGGACATAGCACTTCCAGGTCGCCGTGAGCGGCGCGTACTGTTCTGCCAGATGGGCCAGCAGGCGTTCCCAGTGGACGTGGGAGCGGCCCAGCACGGCGGGCAGCTCGTTTGGCCGCGGCTGGCGTGACGCGTCCAGAAAGGCGCTCGCGGACACGGTTCACCTCGACTGGCCGAAGAAGAAGTTGGCGATCATGCCGGCCAGCGGCGGGAAGATCAGCGTCGATGTCAGGCGCACTGCGGTCAGCTTCCAGCCCAGGATGCCCACTTCCATGGGCAGCCGGCCGAAGGCCCACAGGGACCAGCCGGTCAAGAACGCCACCATGGTGCCCATGCCGGCGCCGGATTTGACCAGCCCCGCCGCGATGGGCAGGCTCATGTACGGCCCGCCCGGGGCCAGCCCCCCGGCGAGCGAGCCGATCAGGATGCCGCGCAGGCCGGACGATTCGCCCACCCAACGCGAGATCGCCTGCTGGGGCACCAGCACCTGCACCATGCCGGCGATGACGAAGGCGAAGAGCAGCAGCGGGATGATCTGCGCCACCATGATCAGGCCGGTGCGCAGGCCCGCGGTCGCCTCGCCCTGACCGCGGGCGTATCCAAAGATGAGAAGCCCTGCGGCCAGGACGCCCATGACGATGGTGGAAGCGAGCATGCGCATCGAATGTCCTTTCTCACCTGAACATGGACTTCACGTCGCCCCAGCTCGACCACTCGTTGCCCATGCTGTTGGTCTCGATGCTCTCCTGCAGGTCGGCGGCGGTGGTGCCGGCGACGTGTTCGAGATCGAGCTCCGTGCGGAACTCTCCGAGCAGTTCCGCGAGTTCGGGGCTGCCCACCTCCTCGAACTCCGTCATGATGTCCAGCAGCGCGGTCTGCATCTCGCCGGTGATGGTGAAGCTCGCGCCCTGGCCGTCGACCTGGGCCCCGACCGCCGGCAGCCAGAGGTCCCAGGTCTCGGCCACGCGATAGATGAGGGTCGGCCTCTGCAGGATCGCGGTGCCGATCGCCAGCGAGTAGTCCCGGTAGAGCTGGATGTAGTAGTCACCCACCGGCGATCCCAGCAGGATCTCGTCGCGGTAACGCTGCAGGGTTTCGAAGTCGGCGCCCGGATCGATGGTGCTCTCGGGCGCGCCCGGCGCTTCCGGCTGTCC belongs to bacterium and includes:
- a CDS encoding permease, producing the protein MRMLASTIVMGVLAAGLLIFGYARGQGEATAGLRTGLIMVAQIIPLLLFAFVIAGMVQVLVPQQAISRWVGESSGLRGILIGSLAGGLAPGGPYMSLPIAAGLVKSGAGMGTMVAFLTGWSLWAFGRLPMEVGILGWKLTAVRLTSTLIFPPLAGMIANFFFGQSR